The DNA region TCCCAATTCACTGAACATTGGGCGAACGTTACATGGTCTTTATCACTTCGTTCACAGGACCGAGTGCACACACCCAGACAGAGGCGACAGGAGCTTGATGACTCTTGAGGGCCTAAAACAGCTTTTTAAGCAAGCAGGGGTTAAGATTTTGGAAGCAGGATATTGTGACATGCCACCTCAACCCGACTGGGTCATATCCCTCAAGAACTTTTTCCAGCCCGCAGACTTGGAAACCACGTATCAACCATCAACAACTATGCAAATCCTTGAAAGAGTCTTTTGGTTTGACCAAGCTAATCCTTTGCCAAGAAAAATATGGGCCCATCACCCCTACGTTTTCGGAGGCATCTAGAAATGCATAAAGTAGCGATGATCAAAGCGAAAGGAAACAGAAGAGAAGCCATAGTCCAAGCGGTTGATTTGCTAGGCGGAATGGAACGCTTCATAGAAAAGGGAGAAACTGTGGCGATCAAGCCTAACTTATGCAACAGCAAGTACAAATATCCCGTAACATCCTCCGTGGAAGCTGCTTTGGCTATTCTGGATCTTGTTAGGCCATTAACATCTGAAATTTTGATAATCGAATCGCCGAATGCCTCAATGAACCCCGAGCTAAAATACACTGCCTTAGGATATGATCAACTAGAAGGAATCAAACTCATCAATCTACATAAGAACCTGCTTGTTAAAGGAAAGGATTTTGACAAGTTAATCAACTTGTGCAATCTGAAAACAAGCGAAGTCGCTACGATAACCTGCGGGCTCAAGAACATCTTCGGATGCTACCCTCAAAGAACCAAAGCAAAGATGCATCCGCAAATAGCCCAAGCAATTGTCGATATAAACCAACGATATCCTTCCGACCTCATAGTTATTGACGCACTGACTGCTATGGAGGGTCAAGGACCCTTGTTCGGCACGCCAGTAGAAATGGGCTTGATAATCGCTGGCGACAATGTTGTTGCAACTGATTTTGTGGCTTGTAAGACAATGGAAATAGAACCATCTGAAGTAGAGCATCTGATGCTCGCGATGAAGTGCGGTTTAGGCGACATCAACAACCTAGAGCTCATTGGTGAAAGCATCGAATCTGTGAAGAGGAAATTCAAGAAGGCAGATCCGGAACCACTTGTCCGCCGACTGAAGCATTTCATCTCTGGCTATGAAACGCCTTCGAAAATCCTTGCCAAAGTTAGACAGGTTTCCTGAACATAGCGCGGAATCGGTGGCCTCGCTTTCCGAAATCAGTAAAGAATCATGTTCTTGATGACCTTTAGCGCAGAGGTGAAATTGCACAATATATTCGTGTAGTGAGCATTCGCCAGAGGACACGCGCAGTTTTTTCCTCTAATGTAGTTTCTAATGTCTTGTGCCCTTTGGGAGAACCAGACTTGGCGAAAGTCGTAGTTATTTTCGCGTAGATTTCCCATTGAGTGATCATACGCTAGGATACAGCACGGCCATACGTCCCCAAAAACCGAGATTTGGCACGAGGCGTAACCAGCGTAGCAAGAGACCACTTGTCGGCGTTTTTTCAACACTTCCGCGGCGAGTTCGTAATACGCAAGGCGGAAAGCTCTGGTTGTCCGCGAAACCGAGTCATTAAAGGAACCTCGATCATGCTTCATTTTCTGACTAAGCTCGTGAACAAATGCAGCATATTCCGCTGAGCTTGGCGTAATGTTCTCGCTCTTGTTAAGGAGTTCCGATCTATTCTCTGCAACCTCCGTTATGTAAGAATCGCAGCCAAGGCTTCTTGCGTACTCATAGACGTCGAAAAGCCTGCTTATGCTATGCTTGGACACTACACTATGAATTCCGACGTGCAAGTTGGGAAATTCTGATTTCAACTGCCTTAGGCGACCATAAGTGTCGCTAAACTTGTCGAAGTTGCCTGGGACTTCGCGAATTCTGTCGTGTTCCTCTTTCAACCCGTCTAGTGACAGGTTCACGATTAGGGAAGGAAAGTCGCATCTTTCGAGTATCCTTTTGGTCTTGTCTTCGATCACTTCAGGGAGCAAGGAGTTGGTTGGAATGTTGACTATGCTGGGTTCACAGTGTTCGCTGAGGGATTCACATATTTGCGGAAGATCCGGCCTAAGATAGGGTTCTCCGCCGCTTAAAGTTGCCCAAAAAACCGAATTTCCAAGAGAAGAGAAGACTTTGTCAAACTCGCTGGTTTTGAGTTCTTTCTCCTTGAGCTGAGGCTGATCGTGGTAGAGCCTCCAGATAAGACACGTTTTGCAGTGGCTGTTGCAGAGATTCGTGACGCTAAACGTAACGTTTACGGGCAACGTGCGGGGTTTACCAAATCCATGATGTGAACGGTAACCGACAACTGCAGGAAACAGAGAAAGCCTCGACTTCAAACTTTTTCCACGCTTTCCGCACACACAGTTTTCGTGCTCTTAAGGGTTTCCCAAACAAAAGGAATCTTCCCGCGGCTGACATCGTAACGGGCGAGCAAGTAAGAAAGAATCTCTATGCCAGTGAACAACACAAGCACATGGAGATTCCTAAAGCTGAACCTAAAACTCTTAACCAGTGTTGACAGAATCTTACGAAAATCTGAAGTTGAAACAGTGAAGCCTTCCATTTTCTTGATATGCAAGTGGCCCGCCCATATTCTCCTGCGGTGCTTGATTATTTCAATGAATTTGTCAGGGCATCGAATATACACGACTGCATCCGGAACGTAGCCAATCTTGTATCCTTGGCGTCGAATGAGCATCTCAATGTAAGGTTCATCTGTGGCAAGATTTGCCGGAATTCTGTTCACCAAGGATGATCGTATAGCGCAGAGTTCGCCCGACATCTTGACAGATTCGCACGTTGAAATCATGTGATGCAGGTCCCATATGAGTTTCACAATCTTTCCACTAAGTCCAACCGATTTGCCAAAGGGTATTGGTCTTCCAGTTACAGCCCCAACATTAGATGTGTAAAGTGCTTTCACCAGTCTATTTATACTGCCAGCATCAGGAATTGCATCTGCATTTGTGAGGATCAGCGCCTCTGACCCGGAAGCACGCTCAAAGATGAGGTTTAGAGCCTGGGCCTTTCCCCCTCTTTCTATCTGGGTGATTACTTTCACACGCTGGTCTGCTTCTTGAAACTTGCCAACGATATGAGGTGTAGAATCGGTGCAACCTGAACAAGCGACGATGATTTCGCAGTTTGGTAGAAGATCCTGTTGTGCCAGCAAATTCTTGAGAAGGAGGCCTATGTTTTTCTCCTCGTTATATGCGCAAACTCCTATGCAAACCTTTCTCTGAGGAGCCACTCTTCTCTTAAGCGTGGTCAACAATTAGCTGTTACCTCAAGTTTTTTGAATGCTCTCCTCGTTGACACAGATCACCATGACGACACATGAATCAACCTTCGGCGATAATAAGAATTACGTAACGTTCTTCCCCAATAATGACGGCACAAATCGCCTATTGCTATGCTGCCGTGCGCACCTCCAAGGGCATATAATATCGTAAAGGAAGCGCTGCAGACCTTGTAGAAAAGCAAAAGAAGGCTGGAACCTTACGACTAGTATAGGCGACAAGCTTTGAAAAAGGCCCTAATTACAGGGATAACCGGGCAAGATGGTTCATATCTTGCCGAGCTTCTGCTTTCCAAGGGTTACGAAGTGCATGGAATCATCAGAAGAGCTAGTACCTTCAATACGTCAAGGATAGAGCACATCTATACAGATCCCCACGATTTGCAGGCACGGCTTTTCCTCCA from Candidatus Bathyarchaeia archaeon includes:
- a CDS encoding DUF362 domain-containing protein, coding for MHKVAMIKAKGNRREAIVQAVDLLGGMERFIEKGETVAIKPNLCNSKYKYPVTSSVEAALAILDLVRPLTSEILIIESPNASMNPELKYTALGYDQLEGIKLINLHKNLLVKGKDFDKLINLCNLKTSEVATITCGLKNIFGCYPQRTKAKMHPQIAQAIVDINQRYPSDLIVIDALTAMEGQGPLFGTPVEMGLIIAGDNVVATDFVACKTMEIEPSEVEHLMLAMKCGLGDINNLELIGESIESVKRKFKKADPEPLVRRLKHFISGYETPSKILAKVRQVS
- a CDS encoding radical SAM protein, whose amino-acid sequence is MKSRLSLFPAVVGYRSHHGFGKPRTLPVNVTFSVTNLCNSHCKTCLIWRLYHDQPQLKEKELKTSEFDKVFSSLGNSVFWATLSGGEPYLRPDLPQICESLSEHCEPSIVNIPTNSLLPEVIEDKTKRILERCDFPSLIVNLSLDGLKEEHDRIREVPGNFDKFSDTYGRLRQLKSEFPNLHVGIHSVVSKHSISRLFDVYEYARSLGCDSYITEVAENRSELLNKSENITPSSAEYAAFVHELSQKMKHDRGSFNDSVSRTTRAFRLAYYELAAEVLKKRRQVVSCYAGYASCQISVFGDVWPCCILAYDHSMGNLRENNYDFRQVWFSQRAQDIRNYIRGKNCACPLANAHYTNILCNFTSALKVIKNMILY
- a CDS encoding glycosyltransferase: MTTLKRRVAPQRKVCIGVCAYNEEKNIGLLLKNLLAQQDLLPNCEIIVACSGCTDSTPHIVGKFQEADQRVKVITQIERGGKAQALNLIFERASGSEALILTNADAIPDAGSINRLVKALYTSNVGAVTGRPIPFGKSVGLSGKIVKLIWDLHHMISTCESVKMSGELCAIRSSLVNRIPANLATDEPYIEMLIRRQGYKIGYVPDAVVYIRCPDKFIEIIKHRRRIWAGHLHIKKMEGFTVSTSDFRKILSTLVKSFRFSFRNLHVLVLFTGIEILSYLLARYDVSRGKIPFVWETLKSTKTVCAESVEKV